From Flavobacterium arcticum, the proteins below share one genomic window:
- a CDS encoding RNA-binding S4 domain-containing protein, which translates to MRIDKYLWCVRYYKTRNIATEACKKGHIAVNGQQVKPSREVFPTDKITVRRDQINYKLTVLDIPANRVGPKLVDIYRKDETPAEAFEHLKLLRLSKDHYRAKGSGRPTKKDRRDIDDYSSDTLDIDADDNI; encoded by the coding sequence ATGAGGATTGATAAATATTTATGGTGTGTGCGTTACTATAAAACACGCAATATAGCTACCGAAGCCTGTAAGAAAGGGCACATAGCTGTAAACGGACAGCAGGTAAAACCCTCGCGGGAGGTTTTCCCTACCGATAAAATAACGGTTCGCCGCGATCAAATTAACTATAAACTAACCGTGTTAGATATTCCTGCAAATCGTGTAGGTCCTAAACTGGTAGATATTTACCGTAAGGATGAAACGCCTGCCGAAGCCTTTGAGCACCTGAAACTACTCAGGCTATCCAAAGACCATTATAGAGCAAAAGGAAGCGGCAGACCCACTAAAAAAGACCGTAGGGATATTGATGATTATTCTAGTGACACTTTAGACATTGATGCTGATGACAACATTTGA
- a CDS encoding phosphoribosyltransferase family protein, with amino-acid sequence MMSHIILTQQEIEHKTTRMAYQIYETFVDEKEVVLAGIASNGYIFAQKLATALEKISDLKITLCEVKINKQQPLDGVQTSLTPEEYTNKALVLVDDVLNSGTTLIYGVKHFLDVPLKKFKTAVLVDRNHKQYPVKADFKGLSLSTSLKEHIKVVFTDNEAYACLS; translated from the coding sequence ATAATGAGCCACATCATACTTACTCAGCAGGAAATAGAACATAAAACAACTCGTATGGCTTACCAGATATACGAAACATTTGTAGATGAAAAAGAAGTGGTACTTGCAGGAATAGCGAGTAATGGTTACATTTTTGCGCAGAAACTAGCTACTGCCCTCGAAAAAATTTCTGACCTAAAAATAACTTTGTGCGAGGTAAAAATAAACAAACAGCAACCGCTTGATGGTGTACAAACATCATTAACGCCAGAAGAATATACTAATAAAGCACTCGTTTTGGTAGATGATGTACTAAATTCTGGTACTACACTTATATATGGTGTGAAACATTTTCTTGATGTACCACTCAAGAAATTTAAAACAGCTGTTTTAGTAGACCGTAACCACAAGCAATACCCAGTAAAAGCTGATTTTAAAGGACTGTCTTTATCTACATCTTTAAAAGAGCATATAAAAGTAGTATTTACAGATAACGAAGCTTATGCTTGTCTTAGCTAA
- a CDS encoding shikimate kinase codes for MKKIILCGYMASGKTTIARLLAQASGITYLDLDEVIEQQTGKTIPQLFLEGGEIQFRKKEHIALKEIVNKNESFILSLGGGTPCYANNHEFLQRDDVLSIYLKTSIKEVVSRIETQSNERPMLNNLRGEELEEFVAKHLFDRSYYYMQAKHRVATDDKSLEAIVNEIMSLL; via the coding sequence ATGAAAAAAATTATTTTATGTGGATATATGGCTTCTGGTAAGACCACAATAGCGCGTTTACTGGCTCAGGCTTCGGGTATTACCTACCTAGATCTTGACGAAGTTATCGAGCAACAGACAGGAAAAACAATTCCACAGCTTTTTTTAGAGGGCGGAGAAATACAATTTCGGAAAAAAGAGCACATAGCATTAAAAGAAATTGTAAACAAAAATGAAAGTTTTATTTTAAGTCTTGGCGGTGGCACACCTTGCTACGCTAATAATCATGAGTTTTTACAAAGGGATGATGTACTATCTATATATTTAAAAACATCAATAAAAGAAGTTGTAAGTCGTATAGAGACGCAGTCTAACGAAAGACCCATGCTTAATAATTTAAGGGGGGAAGAGCTAGAAGAGTTTGTAGCCAAACATTTGTTTGATCGTAGTTATTACTATATGCAGGCAAAGCATAGGGTAGCTACAGATGATAAAAGCCTTGAAGCTATTGTTAATGAAATAATGAGCTTACTTTAG
- a CDS encoding methyltransferase: MTTFDKKYWEERYLNDSAPWDMGKITPPIKEYINQLTDKSLKILIPGAGNGHEFEHLIHQAFYNSYVLDIAPSPLENIQKRLPELDTKHLILDDFFKHEGLYDLIIEQTFFCALDPSLRKQYAEKMHSLLAPNGKLVGLLFQFPLTEKGPPFGGNTEEYIATFKGLFNIRIIETAYNSIKPREGKELFFIFEKK, translated from the coding sequence ATGACAACATTTGATAAAAAATACTGGGAAGAGCGTTATCTTAATGATTCTGCTCCGTGGGATATGGGCAAAATTACACCGCCTATAAAAGAATATATCAACCAACTTACCGATAAGTCTTTAAAAATACTTATACCAGGAGCAGGTAACGGTCATGAATTTGAACACTTAATTCATCAGGCATTCTACAATAGCTATGTACTAGATATTGCTCCTTCTCCGTTAGAAAATATACAAAAAAGACTTCCTGAGCTTGACACTAAGCACTTAATTCTTGATGATTTCTTTAAACATGAAGGTCTGTATGACTTGATAATAGAGCAAACTTTCTTTTGTGCCCTCGACCCTTCTTTAAGGAAACAATATGCCGAAAAAATGCATAGTCTTTTAGCTCCCAATGGAAAACTTGTAGGGCTGTTATTTCAATTTCCGCTTACAGAGAAAGGTCCTCCATTTGGCGGTAATACTGAAGAGTATATAGCTACCTTTAAAGGTCTATTTAATATCCGCATCATAGAAACAGCCTATAATTCTATTAAACCAAGAGAAGGTAAAGAACTCTTTTTTATCTTTGAGAAAAAATAA